The Misgurnus anguillicaudatus chromosome 23, ASM2758022v2, whole genome shotgun sequence sequence ATCCAAtatatcccagaatgcattgcaacaaacattatacaatgtatcccagaatgcattgcaacaaacatacaatatttcccagaatgcattgcaacaaCCAAACAAtatatcccagaatgcattgcaacaaACATTACACAAtatatcccagaatgcattgcaacaaACATACCAtatatcccagaatgcattccagcaaacatacaatatttcccagaatgcattgcagcaAACCTACAAtatatcccagaatgcattgcaacaaACATTATACAATATATTTTAGAATGCATTGCAACAAACCTACAAtatatcccagaatgcattgcaacaaACATTCAAtatatcccagaatgcattgcaacaaacatacaatacatcccagaatgcattgcaacaaacatacaatatatcccAGAATACATTGCaacaaacatacaatatatcccagaatgcattgcaacaaACATTATACAATATATCCTAGAATGCATTGCAacaaacatataatatatcacagaatgcattgcaacaaacatacagtatatcccagaatgcattgcaacaaACATACAGtttatcccagaatgcattgcaacaaACCTACAAtatatcccagaatgcattgcagcaaacatacaatatatcccagaatgcattgcagcaAACCTACAAtatatcccagaatgcattgcagcaaacatacaatatatcccagaatgcattgcaacaaacatataatatatcccagaatgcattgcaacaaacatacagtatatcccagaatgcattgcaacaaACATACAGtttatcccagaatgcattgcaacaaACCTACAAtatatcccagaatgcattgcagcaaacatacaatatatcccagaatgcattgcagcaAACCTACAAtatatcccagaatgcattgcagcaaacatacaatatatcccagaatgcattgcaacaaacatataatatatcccagaatgcattgcaacaaACATTATACAATATATCCTAGAATCCATTGCAacaaacatataatatatcccagaatgcattgcaacaaACCTACAAtatatcccagaatgcattgcagcaaacatacaatatatcccagaatgcattgcagcaAACCTACAAtatatcccagaatgcattgcagcaaacatacaatatatcccagaatgcattgcaacaaacatataatatatcccagaatgcattgcaacaaacatacagtatatcccagaatgcattgcaacaaACATACAGtttatcccagaatgcattgcaacaaACCTACAAtatatcccagaatgcattgcagcaaacatacaatatatcccagaatgctttgcaacaaacatacaatatatcccagaatgcattgcaacaaACATTCAAtatatcccagaatgcattgcaacaaACATTCAAtatatcccagaatgcattgcaacaaacatacaatacatcccagaatgcattgcaacaaacatacaatatatcccagaatgcattgcaacaaacatacaatatatcccAGAATACATTGCaacaaacatacaatatatcccagaatgcattgcagcaaacatacaatatatcccagaatgcattgcagcaaacatacaatatatcccagaatgcattgcagcaaacatacaatatatcccagaatgcattgcaacaaACATTATACAATATATCCTAGAATCCATTGCAacaaacatataatatatcccagaatgcattgcagcaAACATACAGCATTTCCCAGAACAATCTAAAACTTTTTCAAAATGGAATCCAtgaaaatttttaattttattaagtaCAATAAAGGTTTCAGTAGAACTTATAGTTAATTAAAAATCATTATAAGAACACTCTattctttttaattattttattaacatttgtcATGAATGAATGAACTGTAAACATTAATCAAATCTGTGTGATGTATATTGTGTGATTATTAACAGCCCATAAGGAGCGTATCCATTCAGTGACTTATATATAAGGTTCAGATAGGATGCTGCCTATGTAGACAGCATTCAGTCAAGCAGCTCTCTAGGGTCTGTGTCTGAACACTTATTGTGTTTATGGGCTTCACACTCAATGCAGGAGGGTAGCGAGTACATGCAATACCTGAGACAGAGCCAGCAGGAAATTCTTaaagaggaagagagaagatATCGTTTCCTGGCCGAGAAACACTGCAGCCTCACGCAGTCTCTACTGTTTCTTATCAACAAGGTACAGCTGCCTGCTGCAGAAGTTCATTAACAGTGTGCGGTCAGACATGTGCAACCTAGTTTCAGTACTTACCGAAACCTTATCAGGCCAATGCATGAGTACACCTTTATTTCCCATGTGTTGACAGACAGGGGTATCTCTACAGCAGAGAGCCGATGGGTGGAAAGAGAGAGTCAGCGAGACCAGAAGCTCCAGACCTCGAACGCCCGCTCCATCAGATCAAGAGGCTCAGGTGACATTGGCATGATGGGAATGAAGTGTAATTAATCATCAATCCGTAATATTTCTGGTCCAGACAGAGAGACATTTCtgacatgttttaaaatttagtaCGTAAATGTGTAAAGGtggagatttaactttaaatttgtgACACAGTGGTAATTCGACTGGCGGatgaatttaaaaatgttattatttcTTACTGACCATCATGCCAAAAGTGAAAAGCCATCCACAATCCATATTTTGAAGTGAAACAGGACCGGACTTGATTTATTGATTGGGATGGTTTGGATTAAGACAAAAAAGGGGGTATTTATTTGCTGGGTATTTATTACATGCACTCAAAaaggtaccttttaaaaaggtcctaatatgtaccatttaggtacagatatgtacctttaaaggaccagtatggtaccaatgtgtaccttagaggtaccaatatgcaccttttagctACACAATTTTACTTTTTGGAAATGTACCAACCCAGTGACAACGTTTGTACCTTCATAGAGTGAGCAAATAGAAGTGTTTCATTGATAAATTGTtgatttttataaattaaaattataattgtgtCAAGTAAGAAACctgatgtttgtttgtttatttatttgcacaatttaaaaattaaatacaaatattcaaaaaaaatataatttatatacaatatatatatatatatatatatatatatttccaaattataagatactacatttatataatttttttttcaaattataaGATACTACATTTatataaagacatttttataacttcactgaaaaaaatgctacatttaaacaaaagttatttattttattttgtcaaatgtttttgtttaaatgtacctTAAATAAATGTTCAGTGTACaaactaaagaaaaaaaattataagattacaacaaccaataaatttaaatttaaaatcttataatttttggatatatattttttttccccaaaattcTTTATATTAGTATAATATTACTACATACTAatataaagaaatgtatataactacactgaaaaattatttagtaaattgaatgaatcttttttcagtgtagttatataaaattctttaaataaatctaGTATCTtataatttttgaaaaaaaataaataaataaataaataaatatatatatatataatttttttgttagttGAAACATTGAAAGAAATATTTTAGCTAAACATATAAATAGTTAATAAAAAACTCTGTGCCCGAATGTTGATAGGttctattatttttattttcttactattgAGATTTGTGATTGTTGTaatcttttttatttagtttgtacactgaaaaaatgtactaatttttataagttaagtggttgcaatcaatttatttaagctacatttattttattttttttacatttttttaaatgttgcttaaataaactgattgcaaccacttaccttaaaaaattagtaaattgaatgaatctttttttcagcatacaaactaaagaaaaaatgtataatattacAACAACCACAAATATcaatagtaagaaaataaaaaataaatgatatatatattcatattttaaCAACACAATAGTAATGTTTTACCTGCATTTTAGAAACAGTTAAAAAGTGCATTATGCATGCATTTATGCATGTCTAAAGTGTAAACATGCAATACATACAATGTATACAATATGCATTCATCTGTAAAGTAAACTTAAATaaacttaggtcacttttgatGTCTTGCAGTTAAGGAGTTCTTTAGGCTCTTTTCTTCAGACTGGAGATCGAGAGATGTCGCATGAGCCGCTTGGCAGAGTGCCCTCTAGAGGTCTGGAGACTCAATTTATACCCTCACACAGCAACATCAACATTTCAAAGTTGGCTATATAACATTTGTAATAACCTTATTCTCACCTTAACAGGCTATTACTCTCCAAAAGTGATCCTTTGAAGTTTGAAGTCACTGCTATTTTCtagattttctttttaaatgactttttcatcactgcatacatttttttcacaGCCCCGTCTCCTCTGCCCAACCGGTCTCGCTCCAGCtctgtgggtgagtctttggGTCTAGGTGGTGGCCGCTCCATGAGGGCCATAGTATCTCATCCCCCTTCATCAAATCCAGTCCTGTTGCCGTTTTCCCGTGGCGACATGCTGACTGTACTCATACCAGAACCCAGGAATGGCTGGCTGTACGGACGTCATAACTCGAGCCTCCGGTGAGAGCCACCAGTAGTATTATGGCTGAAGTCACGGGAACTAAAGTTTAATTACAAATGCATTTTACATTacatatgcatttggcagatgtttaaaaggtcatgggttcataGGTcatatagcttgaatgcatttaatattgtggttatttattttattttttatttctttttagtCAAGGCTGGTTTCCTTCTGCCTACGTGGCTGTCGCTGATGATTTTTTACCTTTGGGTTCAAGGTGAATTTGAGCATCTCTTCTGTTTCGATCAATATTACACGGACACTTTTGATACTAACCATCTAATCATTTTCAGTGGGGCGTCGCACAAAAGCCACAGCATGAACAACCTCCTGGAGCCAACCAGCCAATTAGAAACTTCAGACTTGAAAAGCCATAGCGACATCACGACTATGCGTAAAGCTTCGGTTGATCTGCGTCCGGTCTCTCCGCTCCCCAACAACGAAGTAAAAACCAATCAGAAGACCTACAATGAGATACCGACCCCATCCGTGCCGCAACGCCGCGCATCGACTGACATTCGCCCAATATCGCCACTCCCCGACAGGAGGGCGGAGTCTCATTTTGAAAGCAAAGTGGAGCATAAAAGTTATGAACTCCCGCCTCCAGCCCCGCCCCTTCCACACTCCCCTTTACCCGAGCGAAAGGTGGAATCAAGCGTTGAGGTAAAATTAATCAGATTTACTCATAGAAAGATTTGTTTTGGGAGCTTGTTACAgttgtttgtatgttttttatgtttgcaGAGGCCAGCAGCTCATATACAACCACAAGAGCATCCACTTTTTCCCAGGTACTACATTATGTTTTGGCTTTtctcctttaaaggtgcattgtgtaactttgcgaaggatctcttaacagaaatgcaatataatgtacataattatattatcagtggtgtatacagaccttacataatgaactgtattgttttaatcGTTCCTATCTCCATACACCGCGGGTACacttacatgaaagtcgccgccatgtttctacagtagccctaaatggacaaacttcTCTATGAAGCACATTTCGTCACTACagtgtctcagacgatgacatgtttgtcctgtgccagctaccgtagcttctcccGTAGCTTCaatgcgtttcgaaagggagggatgagctgttggttgcaattcacaatctcgcAGCTAGATGCTGCTAGAAatctacacagtgcacctttaataattgttttaagTTCATGGTTAAACCTAAAATCAAAGAAATTAAAGACTTTTTTTGCATCAATTCTCAATAAATGAATTAGAAAAAGTCCCATTGtcataatgaaataaagaatGATGAAACATTATCTTAATGGTATATGTCCTCTTTCTTCTCCCAGAGGATCGAATCCCTTTGCCACCGTGAAGCTCCGCCCCACAGTCACCAATGACAGATCCTCACCACGGATTCACTGACGGTTACCATAGCAATCCTGAACTCTGACTGGCTCAGGGTCTGTACTAAATGTCAAAGTCTGTACGGCAAGCAGTATATCGAATGAAAAGATATTTCTCTAAAATTTAAAACTCAATTTTCAACAGACTTTAAAGTCACTAACCCTTATGTACTGTTGGAGACGTTTTCATCCACTATGGGGTGCTTTTGAggcttaatttggccacaactttctctgtgttttaggaaatgaaatgatttttggtgacacgtcttatattgacacatattttgggaaaatgctttgaaaaaaACAAGTTTACTACCCATTTGTGTTGTTCAGGATAAAATAAtacactaaattaaactgcttaaaatttttccatttttattttcataaatctgttTATCAACCTCAGTCCTGATCAGAACtactaaatgtttaaaaaaaactcgaggattttatctttttaattgacaagttaagtTATGTCACTGATTTcagaaaaaatacacaaaatgactgattttcaatataaaaagtatggagcccctaaggggacatggagcaaaaagtGAATGAGGTTTGGTTTAGCgtgcgcatgcgatagtttcacgtgcgcgcgctgaactaaactttatttattttttagtaaaaataaaactttcacTTCCAAAGAGAAAATTCTGTCCACAGTTGATTTTTTGCCGAGCCCCTAGGGTGACATTGGTGTGGGGAAATATAAGGTTTGGTTTtgtgtgctcacgcgaaacatTCACGtgcagatttttattaaaaagtttagttttcaCGCGATAAATTCACGTGCACATGcgaaaaactaaactttttaacacaattctgcacatgaaggtttcgcgtgagcacatgaaagtttcacgtgagcacataaaactaaacttgagattttttttacttcaatgtCACCCTAGGGCAGTGCTtttcaaatagtggggcgggacccccagggggggctagAAGCGACagcagggggggcgcgcgagaccccggggaaaatactttttcagaaagtgtttttttttcaccgtcacttaactcattcaccgccattgacgagttatctcgtcaattatgagtaaatatttaactaataaatatgcctttctggacgaattttaaagtgaaagtgtaataccgcttttatccactagatggcgaatttatcaaaaacggaagttaaaaagattaatgatttattttaactgcctttatgtttgatagtcattctgagtctgatctctaacataaattcctttacaaaaacgcaattttttaagctttttgctcaaaatgttgtatttttgaagagaaatatgcatatttcagtggttaaattaagtggaaaaagtaaatatataatgaaacgttttttccccattttgtttgtttgtttgtttgtttgtttattgtttgtttgaaagcagagggtgtgttctttaatttgatataatttgtatgtttatatatttatagaagataatttttcctgcaaggaattttgtgaaacttttgttaaaatcagaaaaatgcaggtgggcaacttttctcaaaaaggctggcggtgaatgagttaaagacattacaccccaatcacgctgataagccgcttgagttttttattattatttattgattatatttaattaaatttttcagtatcaaatggtcaaaaaatattatactttaaataaggatagattttttttatttcaggcaaattgatgcattttaagtcttttctgttacaaactaaaaaacaatgttaataaagttattctttgttgttagttgatcgatatttattttttgtgttttctttaatgttaataaggatacaatgttttgcagatgtgtaattttatagacaaattatactatttacagtcgcggcggagagttggggggggcgcaaaatgtttacttcttcctaggggggggggggggcgtgacagaaaataattgagaagcactgccctaGGGGCTcagtaaaaaaagtaattgtggacaggattttttttaccttgggcatgtcaaagagcAACATCggctttgatgcattgttagtttttgtgcagcatcagattttattttattctccCTTATTTGCTGTTTTCCCCCCATTGCCTtacattataacaacatttatacgtttccctgccaatgacgagtttttccggcaatctttatttctgctattatccaccaggtggcgcccttacccaacttataaaacccggaagcatTCCTTTAggtcaaacagttcaaactctgtatgttttgatcatcactctgaatctgatatCTAACAAAAGTCtttcaaaaatgcaattatctcagctttttgctttttttgtgAAGAAAACTGCCAatatttaagaggtgataaaaagagaaagcagagggtatgttctttcatttgatatattgtatgtttatatattttctggaaggcattaaacttttgtgaaaatcataaaaatgctggagctggctggcaactaaaaaataaaaaaaatcagcggggaaagagttcacaGATTTATGCAATACCAATACCATACATTTCTTTGAC is a genomic window containing:
- the baiap2l2b gene encoding BAR/IMD domain-containing adapter protein 2-like 2, which encodes MMLFWLIQNLVDEFNPGLQKLVILGNSYTKAFQALAQTSEAYFSFLAKMGEQALNTLSSKSLGDVLIQISETQRKLTAEVEGVFCWFHVEVLQAMDKNVKLDEEYIEGSRRVYELEVRNQAAVLERQLRRGAFRDSLEGSEYMQYLRQSQQEILKEEERRYRFLAEKHCSLTQSLLFLINKTGVSLQQRADGWKERVSETRSSRPRTPAPSDQEAQLRSSLGSFLQTGDREMSHEPLGRVPSRAPSPLPNRSRSSSVGESLGLGGGRSMRAIVSHPPSSNPVLLPFSRGDMLTVLIPEPRNGWLYGRHNSSLRQGWFPSAYVAVADDFLPLGSSGASHKSHSMNNLLEPTSQLETSDLKSHSDITTMRKASVDLRPVSPLPNNEVKTNQKTYNEIPTPSVPQRRASTDIRPISPLPDRRAESHFESKVEHKSYELPPPAPPLPHSPLPERKVESSVERPAAHIQPQEHPLFPRGSNPFATVKLRPTVTNDRSSPRIH